From Marivirga harenae, one genomic window encodes:
- a CDS encoding c-type cytochrome, translated as MSLKTYITRLSFIAFLLVSFLSLPNNAFAQADELPTSDEAIANGEKLFKNNCAVCHQVQQKMVGPALKNVYERRELPWLLNFISNSQKVIQSGDEYAVNLYNEYGKAVMPSFDYFADEEIKNILGYIKYQTDNPPQEATADAGGEATTAGAGGSGIPSEYLTLIIIGFVVVLILILIVLVLIVTVLTKFINQKADVDQRDKEFVNQSLNLNKLVRSNGFLFFVILIFTAVVAKTVIDGLYTVGVQQGYQPTQPIAFSHEIHAGQYEIECQYCHTGVMISKSANIPSANICMNCHTAIKTESKEIAKIYKAIDYDSETGEYGDNVKPIEWVRVHNLPDLAYFNHSQHVNVGEIECQTCHGPIEEMAVVKQWSTLTMGWCINCHRETKVNAKGNAYYDQLVQAHDGGDLKVVDIGGLECAKCHY; from the coding sequence ATGTCCTTGAAAACGTATATTACTCGCTTATCTTTTATAGCATTCCTATTAGTGAGTTTTTTATCATTACCCAACAATGCTTTTGCTCAGGCTGACGAATTGCCTACAAGCGATGAAGCCATTGCCAATGGTGAAAAACTATTCAAAAATAATTGTGCTGTTTGTCACCAGGTTCAACAAAAAATGGTTGGTCCTGCTCTTAAAAACGTTTACGAAAGACGAGAGTTGCCTTGGTTACTAAATTTTATTAGTAATTCTCAAAAGGTGATTCAAAGCGGTGATGAATATGCTGTAAATCTTTACAACGAATACGGAAAGGCTGTAATGCCTAGCTTTGATTACTTTGCAGATGAGGAAATCAAAAATATTTTAGGTTATATAAAGTATCAAACTGATAACCCACCTCAAGAAGCGACTGCTGATGCCGGTGGTGAAGCTACTACAGCTGGTGCTGGTGGATCAGGAATTCCTTCAGAGTACTTGACTCTAATTATTATAGGGTTTGTAGTGGTATTGATCTTGATCTTAATTGTTTTAGTATTGATCGTAACGGTCCTTACTAAATTTATAAATCAAAAAGCCGATGTAGATCAAAGAGATAAAGAATTTGTTAACCAAAGCTTAAATCTCAACAAACTTGTTCGAAGTAATGGATTCCTATTCTTCGTGATTTTAATATTTACTGCGGTTGTTGCTAAAACAGTTATTGATGGCCTTTACACTGTTGGTGTTCAACAAGGTTATCAGCCAACACAGCCAATAGCGTTCTCTCATGAGATTCATGCCGGCCAGTATGAAATAGAATGTCAATATTGTCACACTGGTGTGATGATTAGTAAAAGTGCTAATATTCCATCTGCCAATATCTGTATGAATTGTCACACAGCTATTAAAACCGAATCTAAAGAAATTGCCAAAATATATAAAGCCATAGATTACGATTCTGAAACTGGCGAATACGGTGATAACGTAAAGCCAATTGAATGGGTAAGGGTACATAACCTCCCAGATTTGGCTTACTTCAACCACTCTCAGCACGTGAATGTAGGGGAAATTGAATGTCAAACTTGCCATGGTCCTATAGAGGAAATGGCAGTTGTGAAGCAATGGAGCACATTAACTATGGGATGGTGTATCAACTGTCACAGAGAGACTAAGGTAAATGCTAAAGGTAATGCATATTACGATCAATTAGTTCAAGCACATGATGGTGGCGACTTGAAAGTAGTGGACATAGGCGGTCTGGAATGTGCGAAATGTCATTATTAA